TTTGCTCAAAAGAAGATGTTAGCAGGTGTAGCTTTAGATGGTCGGCTTGAACAACTCTTGTTCCGAAGCGCTTAAAAATAAGTATGTTAAACTATTAAAGTGCAGATATTTTGGCAGACGAAGATGTTAACTCTGCCCTGAATCGCTTTCAAAAGAACAGCGTGGATCGAGATATTTGCAAAGGAAGATTTTTTGCTTCTGTACCTTTATGACCTGGAAGATATTAGCTTGTGCATTCGAACAACTCTGTTCTACTGGTAATTTACTATATTTGACTCTGCCTAAGAGCAAGGTGCTATTTGCTTTGGTGCACTTTTTTTTTCTCGTCGCTCTCAGGTTTAACTGCTTGGCACAACTTTACGGGACACATAACCCTAAACTTCTCACTCTGTTTTTAACAAATTAGCGACTCTCTAATCATTCGGCTAAAGTGATTAAGTGAAGCCTGGAAATGGCATTGCTAATCAGTCTACGATACCTACATGTCTCGATGCGCACTTGCTTCcaaaaccttggatgcaagatacctgGAAAGTGCACGTAAAATAAACAGAGCACTACTGCTACTATCAATCGCTGTCTGCTTTCGTGCGTGCGCCCATTAGCAGCTAAGCTACTTGTCATTTTAAGCTCGCCCCGCCGCAAAGTGTGTACGATAATAAACTCCCCACATGGATATGGATGCCGACATACCAACAAAACCAGATCAACTACAGTCACGTCGCCATGTACGATATCATGGCAGATCCTTTCGTATCCACGGAAACAAAGCATGCGATTTTGCTAAAAAAAATTGGGACACGGTGAGGACGCGCACCATGTACACACACACCCTTCCGATGCACGTAGATAAGAGCGAGATGCACCTGAGTGCATAGTGAATTTGAATAAAtatataaaaattcaaaaaaataatttaCTTGTCAGAGATGAAAGACTCTTCTCCGTGCTTACAACTTTTTTTCTTAGAGATGACATCGGAGAAGCTCGTAACAAGAACACAAAAATGGAGCTAAAAAATGTCCAAAGCTGCAACAAAATTCGAGCTCCTTTTTTTTGTACAGTGCTCCTAGGATGTTATTGCAGTGTAAAAATTTACAAGGACCTACGAGCGTGTTTCATCTTTGATTGAAGGGTTACCTTCTAATCCTCACCTTTAATCCAAATTGAAATCCGTAAACGTTTCTAGGAAGGGGTGTATTGAAACAAAGTTTAAAACGTACTGTAATATGCTCATGACATTTTAATCTTAAATGTACTAAGAGAAGGTGCGCACATGCGCTCGCTCCTTTTTACTCCTTACctcttttttgagttggcatacttGTCAATTTTTAACACGCTGTGGGGTCGCGCACCACGTACACCCACAGTCGTGCAACTAACGCTGAGCTTTCACTGTTAGAGATAGGATCTTCGAGACTTAGCTGATGCCTTGTCATCCAATTATTTTCATGTTGTTACCAATGTTAAGCAAGACTAGAAGTGATGCAGtgttgaaggcattgtttttgGGTGAACTCGGactttcttcagggtgaaaacccatgATCTTAGACCGGGCAACGACTACGCTTGTGCATCTTTTCCTTCTTAGAGGCATTGTTTTTGAAGAATCTCTTTTGTATTCCGGGTGTTGTCTTCAGTGATGGTCAGAGTGCTGCTGATGCTAGTGATTCATCAACGTGACGggtctttttttttcttctgttctttttatttaatttttgGCTGTGTGTATCCTTGATGTCTTTGAATATCTTGTTGGTAAAAGACCTGGTAAAATCGGTATCTTCACGATATTCATATATTCCCTCTATCGAAAAGAAGCGATGCAGTGTACTAATTAACATCGCGTGAACATAACAAGTAATCCGATCTCAGTATGAAGTTTCGTGTAGATGATTAGTctgaagttgatgatttggctcctAGTTCCACACTTCCACCTCATTTTTTTTCTCTTGTTGCAAGAAGGACGGTGCACACACCCGCCAAGACGGAAGCTCGCAAGTAGAGCGGCTGTTCGTCCGCGCACGGCGAGTCCGCCATCCATCCAAATATCTTGCTGCCCGCTTTGCCTCGAGAGCGACCAAAAGGTGTTCGTGCGTCCGCACTAGCCCCCTCACCCGCGCGTGTCCCTATCCCTGCAACAAACAACTCAGCTGCCTAGCTGCAGGGTGCAACTTGGCTCGGCCCGGGAGCGCCTTTCTACAAAGTACACTCCCGCGCAACACCACCCCACAGAACGATGGCGGGCACGGCGACCGCgccctcttatatatactccacgaACGGAGCAGAGAGTTACAGACGAACACGAACAGCAGCTTAGCACAGGCATCACTCGACTTCGAATAGTCTGAAACATCCAGCGTTGGGTCTTGGGTGGACGCCTCCTCTCTCTCAACTTCATCAACAGTACCATGGGTCGCCCTGATTCGGAGGCGCCGACGTCGAGCATCGCCGCGGGGCTAGCTGCTCTCCAAGACCACGCCGATGGAcacgggggaggcgcggcggcgccgTCGGGTCCAGGCTCGGCCTTCGACACCAACGTGGTGATCATCCTCGCCGCGCTCTTCTTCGCTCTGCTGTTCGCCATCGGGCTCAACTCGCTGGCGCGGTGCGCGCTCCGGTACGTGGGGATTGGAACCGCGGTCGCAGCCGGCCAGCCCGGGGCGACGGCGCGGGTGGCCTGCAGCGGCGGCGGCATCAAGAGGCGCGTGCTCAGGAGCCTCCCCGTGGAAGTGTACGGCTCCGGGGAGGACATCGACGACGTGTGCGCCATATGCCTCGGCGAGTTCGTCGACGGCGAGAAGGTGCGCGTGCTGCCGCAGTGCGGCCACGGGTTCCACGTCCGGTGCGTCGACGCATGGCTGGTGTCCCACAGCTCGTGTCCGACGTGCAGGCGGCCGGTGATCGACGGCTCTCCCGCGAAGGGCGACGACGGCGGCAGCCAGTGCCCCGCAGAGAACAGCACGATCACTGTGGTCATCGTGTGAGTTTTAGGGTGCAACGAAGCATTGCCATTGCCGGTACCACTTACCATGACAAAGGAGCACTGTTCTGCATGCGGAAGCTCTTGTAGAATCATCCGGCGATGGTTGCAATGCTTCTAAGATGTCAGGCGCGCGCTAGCATGTAGCTCGTGGTCGCATCGAGTATATGATCGAACATTCGAAATGCTCATTTGCTCACTGTAAATATTTGACGGCGAAAACATCATAGAACATTTTTCTTTTGGAAAGGGGGAGGATAACACCTCGTCTCTCCATCAGATATGCACACAGCCCTATATTATTGGTTATTTGATAAACCTATATTATTGGGTATTTAAGTATGTGAAGCCTAGGATCGATGCAGAACGAATCGGCTTCCATAAAAAGGGAAAACCTGAGGCCATCCTACTAAAAATATGACATGTCACTGAACTAAAAAAAAACTATGCTACTCCGGGGCAAAGCCAAGAAAAATTGGTGTGCACGCGTTGATGTTGACAGGTTCTATCAAGGTCTAACATGGGACTTTCATCACCGCACTCAAGCTTCAAACCAACACCTTCAACAAGAACATGTCGTTCGCACACGAACATTACCTGAAATAGAGAAAGGGAAGATCGCATGTTTTCACGAGGAGTACACACATACTTGTCCTCGAATTTGTCACTGACAATAACCTCTGTTGCCTAGCGATGTTTCACAAGTTGGATCTTCATGCTGAAAGAGCCCTAAACCTGGCCACACAAGTGGACAAGGACCTTTCCTCCTTACAgtctgttagaagggagagaggtttttttttttttaggatcagggagagagggatttggtggaatagtttgatgtattgcttgagcctcgtgggcatatatataggagtacatgatcaactTGGAgcacaaggcaagccagaatatttcctagtctaatctatgtttcctaatacaatcacgttactcaacatcccccgcagtcacaacggtagcgacgcggacggtgagactggagaagaatccgaaggcaagccgacggacaccctccCACGGTCGTAATGGCcgacgcatcgcggagtcgtggctggagtggaaaccaacgaggttgctcaagcaggcggtagccctttgtgccgtttgtcgaggtagccgagagccgagagtggtgtagccgtggtcgagatAGCCGCGCGAAGAATgtcatggtcgatgtcgagtcggggagcCGGTGTCGAGGATGTCGCCATGGAGCCGCGGGAGCAagagggcgccgagttagcatgggcggagtggtgtcgaagtagtggtgcgtcaggaagaagacgttgttgacgacgcgtcgcggcgggtttgccaagcccggggacacatcatagacgaaggcacgcaccggtgttgccagcaccgggcatgcgtagaggacgaagacgaagttgacgaagcgccacaccaggcttgccaggcctggGAAAacatcgtggatgaaggcacgcatcggtgttgccagcaccgggcatgcatagacgaGGACCTGCACAAGTTGTACGCCATGTCAGAGGAGTCGGAGAGGctagcagagaaggactcgacgacggttgcggcgtcAATCAACGCGGAGCCGATGTCGCctgcggttgtcggagtagatggagtggtcggggtagatgacgatgacgctggcgacgggccggtgctggacgaagacgaaggaggtggacgagcggcggcggcggctacgtgggtagcggcggcggccaaagaagagcggcggcggcggcctgacggcggcggcggctaggttaggagcgcagcggcggtgctcgaagtaggcgaagaacccgacaGCATGACGAACACCGGCGCGGAcgatggcgttcccgcgccaagggaggtgGCGCGACGCATACCACGGGAAGTCAACGCGCGTGGACGACAAAGTGGACCGTGGGCCgccgcgctacggcccgaaggggcgacgcagcggcggcgggcaggtcggggtgacggcgggaagacctcggggcggcggcaggGACCGCGGGCCACGGCGCGACAGCCCGAAGGGGCGGCGCGGCAGAGGAGCGCGGGTCGGTGTAACCGCGGGGACGACCTCTGGACGGCGGCGTGGACCGTgggccacgctcgctacggcctgaCGGGGCGACGCAGTGGCGGCGCGAGGGTCAGTGCTGCCACGGGGACGACCTGGAGCGGACGGCCTCTAGGCGgcagtggaccgcgggccgcggtactacggcccgaaggggcgacgcagcagtGACGCGGGCcggtgcagccgggagaagaaccacggggcggcggcgttgcggcccgacggggcgacgcagcggcagccca
The sequence above is a segment of the Triticum dicoccoides isolate Atlit2015 ecotype Zavitan chromosome 1A, WEW_v2.0, whole genome shotgun sequence genome. Coding sequences within it:
- the LOC119354254 gene encoding RING-H2 finger protein ATL74-like; this encodes MGRPDSEAPTSSIAAGLAALQDHADGHGGGAAAPSGPGSAFDTNVVIILAALFFALLFAIGLNSLARCALRYVGIGTAVAAGQPGATARVACSGGGIKRRVLRSLPVEVYGSGEDIDDVCAICLGEFVDGEKVRVLPQCGHGFHVRCVDAWLVSHSSCPTCRRPVIDGSPAKGDDGGSQCPAENSTITVVIV